In the genome of Marispirochaeta aestuarii, one region contains:
- the thiM gene encoding hydroxyethylthiazole kinase, with protein MDTKALIDSLDLIQKTHPLVQHITNMVTVNDCANITLAFGGAPVMADWGDDALEMVEHAGALVLNMGVLTAESIETMIAVGRKAKTLGVPVVFDPVGAGATESRRSASRRILAEAAPDIVKGNAAEILFLAGEEIRQKGVDSDVSHGVAAVTRRMAAENATVVVATGICDYVSDGTETFRLEGGSSMMGRITGTGCMSASVLGCFAAVLDSKLEAALLGILAMNIAGERAAESLSSLEGSGTFRTRLIDAASLLSSSTLEINPDRRVFHE; from the coding sequence GTGGACACAAAAGCATTAATTGACAGCCTCGACCTGATTCAGAAGACCCATCCCCTGGTTCAGCATATTACCAATATGGTTACCGTAAACGACTGCGCCAATATAACCCTCGCTTTCGGCGGTGCCCCGGTCATGGCGGACTGGGGAGACGACGCCCTGGAAATGGTGGAGCACGCCGGAGCCCTTGTCCTGAACATGGGGGTCCTGACAGCAGAAAGCATAGAGACCATGATAGCGGTGGGAAGAAAGGCTAAAACCCTGGGCGTTCCGGTGGTCTTTGATCCGGTAGGCGCCGGGGCCACGGAATCCAGGCGCAGTGCCTCCCGCAGGATACTGGCGGAAGCGGCTCCGGATATAGTAAAAGGCAATGCCGCGGAGATCCTTTTTTTGGCCGGAGAAGAAATCCGGCAGAAGGGAGTCGATTCGGATGTCAGCCACGGCGTCGCCGCTGTTACCCGACGTATGGCGGCGGAAAACGCTACAGTCGTCGTAGCCACCGGTATCTGTGACTATGTTTCCGACGGTACAGAGACCTTTCGCCTGGAGGGAGGATCCTCCATGATGGGACGCATAACCGGGACCGGCTGTATGAGCGCCTCGGTCCTCGGTTGCTTTGCCGCCGTACTCGACTCGAAGCTCGAAGCAGCGCTTCTGGGGATACTTGCCATGAATATCGCCGGAGAACGGGCCGCAGAAAGCCTTTCTTCCCTGGAGGGCAGCGGTACCTTCCGTACACGCCTGATAGATGCCGCGAGCCTTCTCAGTTCCAGCACCCTGGAGATTAATCCTGACAGGAGGGTTTTCCATGAATAG